From Peromyscus eremicus chromosome 3, PerEre_H2_v1, whole genome shotgun sequence, one genomic window encodes:
- the Necap1 gene encoding adaptin ear-binding coat-associated protein 1 — MATELEYESVLCVKPDVSVYRIPPRASNRGYRASDWKLDQPDWTGRLRITSKGKVAYIKLEDKVSGELFAQAPVEQYPGIAVETVTDSSRYFVIRIQDGTGRSAFIGIGFTDRGDAFDFNVSLQDHFKWVKQETEISKESQEMDNRPKLDLGFKEGQTIKLSIGNITTKKGGASKPRATGSGGLSLLPPPPGGKVTIPPPSSVAISNHVTPPPIPKSNHGGSDADILLDLDSPAPVTTSAPAPVSTSSDLWGDFSTASSSVPNQAPQPSNWVQF, encoded by the exons ATGGCGACCGAGCTGGAATACGAGTCTGTGCTGTGTGTGAAGCCTGACGTCAGCGTCTACCGGATTCCGCCGCGGGCCTCGAACCGCGGCTACAG GGCATCTGACTGGAAGTTAGACCAGCCGGATTGGACGGGTCGCCTGCGAATCACTTCAAAAGGGAAGGTCGCCTACATCAAACTGGAAGATAAAGTCTCAG GGGAGCTCTTTGCTCAGGCACCAGTAGAGCAGTACCCTGGTATTGCTGTGGAGACGGTGACAGACTCCAGCCGCTACTTTGTGATCAGGATCCAGGATGGTACCG GTCGTAGTGCGTTTATTGGCATTGGCTTCACAGATCGGGGGGATGCCTTCGACTTCAATGTTTCCTTGCAAGATCACTTCAA GTGGGTCAAGCAGGAAACTGAGATTTCCAAAGAATCCCAGGAAATGGATAATCGTCCCAAGTTGGATTTAGGCTTCAAGGAAGGACAGACTATTAAGTTGAGCATTGGG AACATTACAACCAAGAAAGGAGGTGCTTCTAAGCCCCGGGCCACAGGGTCTGGGGGCCTGAGCTTACTCCCACCTCCCCCTGGAGGCAAAGTCACTATTCCCCCGCCATCCTCAGTCGCCATCAGCAACCACGTCACCCCACCGCCGATTCCAAAATCTAACCATGGAGGGAGTGATGCAG aTATCCTTTTAGATTTGGATTCCCCTGCTCCTGTCACGACTTCAGCACCAGCTCCAGTTTCTACAAGCAGTGACTTGTGGGGAGACTTCAGCACTGCATCCAG CTCTGTTCCAAACCAGGCACCGCAGCCATCCAACTGGGTCCAGTTTTGA